From one Phaeodactylum tricornutum CCAP 1055/1 chromosome 16, whole genome shotgun sequence genomic stretch:
- a CDS encoding predicted protein: protein MLNRNTFTPTMFAAKRNCKQWGITLLGRVLLLAACSYGSCSYLVNAAPATTTTSTSPQGVNLGPVRLWPGENTYVWRAAVDRRSAVATAQESSAVPTSSPLYRSLVETADRDLLRFAERLLSAYPSWLTKGTVTFGLLRAVPQTDGSVQIRNRIFNQNVISFGPCVGHRFSYQTKTPMGARQQHSTCTVSLPIAGGFLVARKRRRNAPKNKHNNASFGSLSMTLTKTQLLDTDESGGSGGNLDSRSNTAFTGDLETSLQGYTPALLGSSGSPSSARKWLYLCSQSMVHGYVMWRFHHHVRGQEFVQRIRKAVPSSELRNG from the coding sequence ATGTTAAACAGGAATACCTTTACCCCTACCATGTTTGCTGCCAAGAGGAACTGCAAGCAGTGGGGTATCACGTTGCTAGGGAGGGTGCTACTCTTGGCCGCGTGCTCGTATGGGAGTTGTTCGTACTTGGTGAATGCGGCTCCCGCAACTACCACTACTTCCACGTCCCCACAGGGTGTCAATCTGGGCCCCGTGCGACTTTGGCCGGGAGAGAATACGTACGTATGGCGCGCTGCGGTCGATCGAAGGTCCGCGGTTGCGACGGCGCAGGAAAGTTCCGCCGTTCCGACGTCTTCGCCCTTGTACCGTTCGCTCGTCGAGACGGCCGATCGCGACTTGCTCCGTTTCGCCGAACGACTCTTGTCCGCCTATCCATCGTGGCTGACCAAAGGTACGGTAACTTTCGGGTTGCTACGAGCTGTGCCACAGACGGACGGTAGTGTGCAAATTCGGAATCGAATCTTTAATCAAAACGTAATCTCGTTCGGGCCGTGCGTCGGGCACCGGTTCTCGTACCAAACGAAGACTCCGATGGGAGCGCGTCAACAGCATTCGACCTGTACCGTATCTTTACCAATCGCGGGTGGGTTTCTCGTCGCTCGGAAGCGTCGACGGAACGCGCCGAAAAACAAGCACAATAATGCTAGTTTTGGTTCTTTGTCCATGACTTTAACCAAAACGCAATTGCTGGATACGGATGAAAgtggtggtagtggtggtaACTTGGACAGCCGCAGCAATACTGCGTTTACCGGCGATTTGGAAACTTCGTTGCAAGGGTACACACCGGCCTTGCTGGGATCGTCGGGGTCACCGAGTTCGGCACGCAAGTGGCTGTACCTGTGCAGTCAAAGCATGGTGCACGGGTACGTCATGTGGCGGTTCCATCACCACGTACGGGGCCAAGAATTCGTGCAACGCATTCGCAAGGCTGTACCCTCGAGCGAACTTCGCAACGGGTAG